A genomic segment from Scomber japonicus isolate fScoJap1 chromosome 11, fScoJap1.pri, whole genome shotgun sequence encodes:
- the LOC128368303 gene encoding interferon alpha/beta receptor 2-like codes for MSPQALGTFHGGTMGLWMLLLLLFLLLHFHLGNAPRIEGGGKCGGSNGLCVALPAPSNVSIYSFNMEHTLSFLPGPETPPGTHFTVQILRFRKSTWRPVTGCSELVVGQTCNLTRVFKDQFGTYQARVQAFTPNQNQTSEWTLSKRFQPQTDTVMGPPDVSVSGCGNCLLLYVTVPKTLGLEQYEQLQSLYRELHIHVHRTRDGVQFKMKLQYKEENMISYLQPGVEYCVTVTVTVLFNSKSVPSKPFCAFTSPPPRSSLKVVYCLLGAFSVLGFLLIGVVVYGGQLSNELLRRRLPRIVHRPSKPGPWECSAGALGADFTPPRYTAGPPLTASSESADWF; via the exons TCCATGGAGGGACGATGGGGTTGTGgatgcttcttcttctactctttCTTCTCCTGCATTTTCACCTTGGTAATGCTCCCAGGATTGAAGGTGGAGGAAAATGTGGGGGTTCAAATG GGCTCTGTGTTGCCCTCCCTGCACCTTCCAACGTCTCCATCTATTCCTTCAACATGGAGCACACACTCAGCTTCCTGCCAGGCCCTGAAACGCCGCCCGGCACCCACTTCACTGTCCAGATCCTGCGTTTCAG GAAGAGCACATGGAGACCAGTGACTGGCTGTTCAGAGCTGGTTGTTGGACAGACGTGTAACCTAACCCGAGTGTTCAAGGACCAGTTTGGGACCTACCAAGCCCGCGTCCAGGCCTTCACACCCAACCAGAACCAGACGTCTGAGTGGACCCTATCAAAGAGGTTCCAGCCCCAGACAGACA CTGTGATGGGTCCTCCCGATGTTTCTGTATCCGGTTGTGGGAACTGTTTGCTTCTCTACGTCACTGTTCCCAAAACATTAGGACTAGAGCAGTACGAGCAGCTTCAAAGCCTCTACAGAGAACTCCACATCCACGTACACAGGACCCGGGATGGTGTACAG TTCAAAATGAAACTGCAATACAAGGAGGAGAACATGATCTCGTACCTGCAGCCAGGTGTGGAGTACTGTGTGACGGTCACTGTGACAGTACTCTTTAACTCCAAGTCTGTTCCCAGTAAACCTTTCTGTGCCTTCACCAGCCCTCCGCCCAGAAGCTCAC TGAAGGTGGTCTACTGCCTGCTGGGTGCATTCAGTGTCCTCGGGTTCCTTCTTATCGGAGTCGTGGTTTACGGCGGTCAGCTGAGCAACGAGTTACTGAGACGACGCTTACCCAGAA TAGTACATCGCCCTTCAAAGCCAGGACCGTGGGAGTGCAGCGCTGGAGCTCTCGGAGCAGACTTCACCCCCCCCAGATACACAGCAGGGCCTCCTCTGACTGCCTCCTCTGAGTCGGCTGACTGGTTctga